Within Caulobacter segnis, the genomic segment CGATGGGCGCGGCCTTTCTGGCCTTCATGGCCGCGTCCATGCGGGCAAAGCCTTCCTGGACATAGCGCACGCCCAGCCAGCGCAACGGCTCAGGCTCCCACTGCGGCGAGCGGTTGCCAACGCTGGGCAGGAACTCCAGCCCGGTCGGCTTGCCTGTGATCATGCCCGCCAGGATTCGCGCCGAGATGTTGGTCGTCGACACGCCCCGGCCAGTATAGCCGAACAGCTGCCCAACCTTCGTATTCGGATCGAAGCTAATCGTCGGCGTCCAGTCGCGCGATACGCCTAGATATCCTGCCCAGCTATGGGTGAAGCCGATCCCCTCCAGGCTCGGGAACCACTCGATCAGGGTCTCGCGCATGGTCCTGGCCGTCGCCGCGTCCCAGGGCTGATCCAGGTTGGAGTGCATGTGGTAAGGCGCGCCGCGACTGCCGTAGAGGATGCGGCCATCGGTGGTCTTGGTGAAGTAGTCGACCATGTTGACCTGGGAGCCCAGGCCCTCGCCGTCCGCCCAGCCGACGCTGGCCCATTGCGCCGGGCTCAGCGGCTCGGTCAGCACGATCAGGGAGGACATCGGCAGCAGCGTGCGCCGATAGCGCGGCTGCTGGGTCAGATAGGCCTCGCCGGCCGCCACGATCGCTTTGCGGGCGACCAGGACGCCGCTGTCGGTGTGCAGACGCGGGCTCTGACTAGGCTCGAAGCGCGTGACTGGCGAGCGCTCGTAGATAACCCCGCCCAGGCGCTCGACCGCCTGGGCCAGGCCGCGCACCAGCTTGGCCGGATGCACCGTGGCGCTCTTGGGCGAATGAAGCGCCCCCTCGACCTCAGTGGCGTTGACCTTCGCGCGCGCGGCCTCCGCGCTCAGCAAGCGGTTCTGCTCGCCGAACCCCAGGCGCTCGTAGGCGCGATGGGCGGCCTGGATCGCCGGCAGCTGCGCCTTGCCCCGCGCCAGGCTGAGAATCCCGGTCTGGCGATATTCGGCGTCGATGCCTTCGCGTTCACAGACGCGGCCGACCTCCTCCACCGCGTCGTACATCGCCTGCAAGGTCTTGCGGCCGATCTCGACGCCATAGCGGTCGGCCAGGGTGCCCGCGTCCAGCGGATAGCGTGACGAGCACCAGCCGCCGTTGCGTCCCGAGGCGCCGTAGCCGCAGATGTCCTTTTCCAGGATCGCCACCTGCAGGCCTGGATTGTCCCGTAGCAGGTAGTAGGCGGTCCAAAGGCCCGAGAAGCCGCCGCCCAAGACGGCGACATCCACCGCCACCTGGCCGCTCAGCGCCGAGCGCGGCGTCAGGTCGTCCTGGCAAGTTTCCAGCCAGTAGCTGGTGTCGCGATAGGCCGACGCTTCAGATGCGGCGGTGAGGTTTCCCGGCCGCATGTTCATCGGGCTTCATCGAAGATGACATAGGCCTTGCGAGCCTTGGTTTCGATCGTCCAGACGCCGCCGGTGTTGGCCGGAAAATAGACCGCCTCGCCGGCCTTGATCCGGATGGGCTCGCCCTCGTCCGGCTCGAACACGCAGTCTCCTTCCAGGAAAACGCAGAACTCGGCGGCCAGCACCTGGCGACGCCAGCGGCCTGGACTGCACTCCCACACCCCGGTGCGGGTCGTGCTCGCAGCCTCGGACGTGAAGCTGCGCACGGCGATCTGGGAGATCGGCTCGCCGATCGGAACCGGCGCGGGATTTCCCGGCGGCATGGCGACGAAGAGCTCGGTCGGCGCGAATTTGATGATCATGGCCCTAGGCCCCCGCGATGTCGCTGCACAGAAGTTTGAGTTCGACGAACTCGTCGACGCCGTGGCGCGAGCCTTCGCGGCCCAGGCCCGATTCCTTGACCCCGCCGAACGGCGCGACCTCGGTCGAGATCAGGCCGGTGTTCAGCCCGACCATGCCGTATTCCAGCGCCTCGCCGACCCGCCACGAACGGTCGAGATCGCGCGTGAAGAGATAGGCCGCCAGGCCCGCCGTGGTGTCGTTGGCGATCTCGATGGCCTCACCCTCGGTCTCGAAGCGGATCAAACCAGCCACCGGACCGAAGGTCTCCTCGTTGGCCAGCAGCATGCGGCGAGTGACGCCGGTCAGCACCGTAGGCTCGTAGAAGAAGCCTTCGCCCGGCAGGGCCGCGCCGCCCGTCAGCACGCGCGCCCCACTGCCGATGGCGTCCTCGACATGGCGAGCGACCTTGGCGGCGGCGGCGGCGTTGATCAGCGGGCCCTGGTCGGTCGGGCCGGCCAGGCCGTCGCCGACCACCAGGCGCTCGACCCTCGCCTTCAGCTTGTTGGCGAAGGCCTCATAGACGCCGGACTGCACCAGCAGGCGGTTGGCGCAGACGCAGGTCTGGCCGGTGTTGCGGAACTTCGAGGCCAAGGCGCCCTCGACCGCCTTGTCGAGGTCGGCGTCGTCGAAGACGATGAAGGGCGCATTGCCGCCCAGTTCCAGCGACACCCGCTTGACGGTGGCCATGCAGCGGGCGGCCAGCATCTTGCCGACCGGGGTCGAGCCGGTGAAGGTGAACTTGCGCACCCGCGGATCATCGGTCAGCACCTGGCCGATGGGCGCGGCCTGACCGGTGACGACGTTGAACACGCCGGGCGGCACGCCGGCCTCCTCGCCCAGCGCCGCCAGGGCAAGAGCGCTGAACGGGGTCAGTTCCGAGGGCTTGAGCACCACCGTGCAGCCGACCGCCAGGGCCGGGCCGACCTTGCGGGTGATCATCGCCGCCGGGAAGTTCCAAGGCGTCACGGCCGCGACCACCCCGACCGGCTGCTTGAGCACCATCAGGCGCTTGCTGGCGTCGTGACCGGGGACGATGTCGCCATAGACGCGCTTGGCCTCTTCGGAGAACCACTCCAGGAAGCTGGCCGCGTACAACACCTCGCCTTTCGCCTCGGCCAGGGGTTTGCCCTGCTCGGCGGTCATCAGCCGGGCCAGGTCGTCAACATTTTCCAGGATCAGGTCTCGCCAGCGCCGCAGGACAAGGCCCCGCGCCTTGGCGCTCAGCCGGCTCCACGGACCGAACGCCGCGTGGGCCGCGCCGACGGCCCGCTCGGTCGCCTCGGCGCCAAGATCGGGCACGCCGCCCAGCCGCGCGCCGGTGGCGGGCGAGATCACCGCGATCTCGTCGACGGCGGCGATCCATTGACCGGCGACATAGGCCGCCTGGCGCAGAAGGTCGGGCCGGGCCAGACCCAGCCCGGCAACAGGGATCGAGCCGTCCATCAGGCCACGTCCAGGCGCAGGCTGTCCTCGAGGATGTCGAGCCCCTCGTCCAACTGTTCGAACGGAATGGTCAGAGGCGCCAGGACCCGGATCGTCTCACCGTGGACGCCGCACGTCAGCAGGATCAGCCCCCGCTCCAGCGCACGGGCCGCGACCGCCTTGGCTCCCATGCCGTCCGGTTGTCCGTCGGGGGTGACGACATCGAAGCCGATCATCGCCCCCGGACCGCGCAGGCCTCTCGTCGCGACCAGGTCGTTGCGTCCGGCGAAGGCGGCGATGCGCTCGCGCAGCCGCGCCCCGATCACGTCGGCGCGGGCGCACAGGGCCTCGTCCTCCATAACGTCCAGCACCGCCAGGGCCGCGGCGCAAGCGATCGGCGAACCGCCATAGGTGCCGCCCAGGCCGCCCGGCTCGACAAAGTCCATCAGGGCCGCGCGGCCGATCACCCCGGACAGCGGAAAGCCGCCCGCCAGGGACTTGGCCACGGTGATCAGGTCCGGCCGCACGCTCCAGTGCTCGGCGCCGAACATCCGGCCCGTGCGGCCAAAGCCGGTCTGCACCTCGTCGGCGATCAGCAAGATGCCGTGCGTGTCGCAGATCGCGCGCAGCGCGGTCATCAAGGCGTCCGGCGCCGGATGGAAGCCGCCCTCCCCCTGCACCGGCTCGATGATGATGGCCGCCACGGACGTGGGGTGCAGGTCTGCGGCGAACAGGAAGTCCAGGCAGCGCAAGCTGTCCTCGACGCTGACGCCGTGCGCCTCGATCGGGAACGGCGCGTGGAAGACGTTGGCCGGCGCGCCGCCGAACATCCGCTTATAGGGCGCGACCTTGCCGGTCAGGCCTGAGGACAGGACGGTGCGGCCATGGAAGCCGCCGGTGAAGGCGATGACGCCGGGTCGACCTGTGGCGGCGCGGGCGATCTTCACCGCGTTCTCGACCGCCTCGGCCCCGCTGGTGAAGAAGATGGTCTTGGCCGCCCCCTCGATCGGGGCCATAGCGTTGAGGCGCTCGGCCAGGGCCACATAGGGCTCGTAGGCCAGTACCTGGAAGGCGGTATGGGTGAACCGCCCAAGCTGGGCCTCAACCGCGGCCATCACCCGAGGATGGCGGTGGCCGACGTTCAGGACGGCGATGCCGCCGGCGAAGTCGATGTAGCGGCGCCCCTCGACGTCCCAGACCTCGGAATTGAAGGCCCTATCGGCGTAGACGGCCGTCGAGCTGGCCACGCCCGACGACACGGCGGCGCGGCGGCGCTCGAGCAAATCGGCATTGGAAACGGAAGCGATCGCGGAGGCGGACAAGGAGGATCTCGCAGGAAACAAAGCACCTGACGAGATGCTCGGCCACAACCGCCGCGATGCGGAGATGACAACTCCGCTGCGGGTGGTGACGAAACATCACCGACGCTATTGCGACCAGCGCGCGGCCTCCTCGGCGGCCTCCTTGACCAGCCAGCGCCGGAACGCCAGGAGGGCCGGCGTGCGCCAGCGGTCGCGCCGGGCGCAGAACACATAGGCGCCCATGACGATCGGCTGAGCGCCGACCCGCGCCCCGACATCGACCAGCCGCCCAACCTTGAAATCGTCGCCGACCAGGAAGGCGTTGGCCAGCGCCAGTCCCTCCCCGCGCCGCGCCGCGTCAACGGCGAGGTGGGCGTGCCACAGCTTGTGCCCCGCTAGTTCTTGGTCCTGCGTCACCCCGTTGGCCGCGAACCATGCGGTCCACTGGCGGGCGTTCTCCTCGTGCAGCAGCGGTCCATGGAGCAGGTCGGCGGGCGTGCGGGGATCGCCCAGGGCTTCCAGCCGAGCGGGGCTGGCAACGGCCAGAACGGGCGGCCGCGCCAGTTGCACGGTCTCGACCTCGCCTGCCGGCGGCTTGTTCGGCGCGGCGTCGATCACGTAGCGGATGTCGCCGTCCATATCCCGGCGCGTGAAGTCCGGCGCGGTGTCGGATGGGCGCAGGATCAGCTGGATCTCCGGGTGGCTCTGGCGGAAATCGGCCAGGCGCGCCAGCAACCAGTTGGAGGCCAGGCCTGGGATACACGATAGCTGCAGGGTGCGTTCATTGGGGCCGTTCACCAGCTCGGCCGAGGCGGCGGCGATCTCGTTGAGCGCGGTCGTGATCCGGGCGTGGAACTTGGCGCCCTCCGGCGTGAGTTTGCCGCCGCCGACGCCGCGCTCGATGAGGGGCACGCCGGCCCAGACCTCCAGGCTGCGCAGGTGACGGCTGACGGCCGCATGATCCAGCTCCAGCACGGCCGCGGCCCGGCGGATGCCGCCGAACTCGCCAACCGCCGCGAAGGCGCGCAGGGCGGTGAAAGGCGGCGTCGCGCGTCGATTCCAGAATGCCAGGGCGGGATCCTGAGGGGCTGTAACGCGCGACGGCATGCGAAACTCCTGTACCGTCTCAAGCTAGGCCAGGCGCAAGGCGCTGTCATCGCCGCTGCGTGGACCGGCCTCCCCCGCTTCAACGTCCCCACCGCTCCAGCACAGGCTCCATGACGACGAAGACCGCTGAGGCGGAGGAGACGTCAGGCCAGCTTGTCGGCTGTCCGGGTGTCGAAGTCGGAGGCGTCGTGGCGTTCGTGCAACTGCTCGGACGGGTCGCCATGCAGCCGGTTGACCATTCGCCCGCGCCGCACGGCCGGGCGCGCGGCGATCTCGGCATGCCAGCGCAGCACGTTCTCGTAGCTCGCCAGATCCAGGAAGCTGGCCGCGTCACCGTAGAACTTGCCCTGGGTCATTTCCCCGTACCAGGGCCAGATGGCCATGTCGGCGATCGTGAACGCCTCGCCGGCCATGAAGCGGTTATCCGCCAGATGCCGGTCGAGCACGTCGTACTGGCGCTTGGTCTCCATGGCATACCGGTCGATGGCGTATTGGATGTGCATGGGGGCGTAGGCGAAGAAGTGGCCAAAGCCGCCGCCTAGGAACGGCGCCGAGCCCATCTGCCAGAAAAGCCAGTTGAGGGTCTCGGTCCGCGCCCGGATTTCCGTGGGCAGGAACGCCCCGAACTTCTCGGCCAGATAGACCAGGATCGATCCGGACTCGAAGACGCGCACCGGCTCGCCGCCGCCTACGGGCTTTTGGTCGACCAAGGCGGGGATCTTCGAATTGGGGTTGGCCTCGACGAACCCCGAGCCGAACTGATCGCCCTCGCCGATGCGGATGGGCCAAGCATCGTACTCCGCGCCCGTGTGACCGGCGGCCAAAAGCTCCTCCAGCATGATCGTCACCTTCACGCCGTTGGGTGTGGCCAGGGAGTAGAGCTGCAAGGGGTGCTCGCCGACGCGCAGGGGCTCCTCGCGCGTGGCGCCGGCAATGGGCCGATTGATGTTGGCGAAGGCGCCGCCGCCCTGTTCCCAGGTCCAGACCTTGGCCGGCTCATAGCCTGCGGGGAAGCTTTGGGAAGGATCGCGATCGGCCATGAGGTCTTGCTCCGTTGTATGAACCGCCATGTGGCGATTGCCTGGCTGTTCGGCAATCGTCCCTTCCGGCGCAATCGCTCCCGGCGTCCCCAAGCCTGGACGTGCGGGCTCCACGGCGTGAGCGACGTCCTCCCGACAGCAGGCCAGCCGCTGACGCGGTTGAGCTCTGTCCTAAGGCGCGCCGCGGCCGCCGACGGCTGTGAACCGGCGGCGGGCAAAGAAAAAGCCCGGCGAAACGCCGGGCTAGGTAAGGGAGGAAACGCCCGGATTGGGCAGAAGCGCCGCGCGCTTCACCCTTCTTTTCTAGGCGCGAACGGCGCGGCGCCGAATCCAGAAAACCTCATGACGTCCTCAGCGGCCGCCATCGCCTGTTCAAGGGTCACTGTGACGCGAGGGCGTATCGGCGGGCGCCGCTTTGAGCGTCACCGGCTTGGCGGGCGGGGCGGTGCGGATCGCGCGGACGCCGTCACGGGCGAGCACCTCCCACACCGATTCGTCGCGCCAGACCTCTACAGTCGCGGCGGCGGCATGATCACGCAAGAGCTGGAAGGCATGCGCGCGAAGATGGCCCTCGGCCAGGGCCAGAACCTCGCGGTGCACGGCGACCTGATTTTCGCCAGACAGACGAAGGTGAAGGTGGCGACCATGGCCGCAGGCTAGCAGGTTCGGGCTCGCGAGGACCGTCGAAAATCGACCCATGTCGAACCTCACCGAAGCCGCCGCCAAGTCCTAGACCATCCGGGCGGGGCGTCCGGGCAAGGCCAGACGAGCCTGTTCGACGGACCAGACAGCCTGAAGCTTGAAGGCGAAACCCTTGTTGGCGATTGACCAGGGCGACAACGGACGGAACCTTCATCATCTCATGACGACCGTAGGACGCTGCTTGCTCGCCTGCGACGGGCTCCCGCAACCGCACAGACTTGACCTATGTCCATCGATCTCTCTCACGGCTGGAACGACGTGGCGCAAAAGTTCCTGCAAGTGCGATCGCCCATCGGCGCGACCACCGCGCGCCGGTGGGCCAGACAGCTGCCGCCTGGCGGCGACGTCGTGGACGTGGGCTGTGGCTCCGGAGCGCCGATCTCCGCCGCACTGATGGAGGATGGCTTCCAGGTCTTCGGCGTCGACGCCTCTCCGGTTCTGGTCGCGGAATTTCGCCGTCGATTTCCTGGCGCGGAGGTCGCGTGCGAAGCGGCGGAGACGAGCGGTCTGTTTCAGCGAAACTTCGACGGCGCGGTCGCCATCGGCCTGCTGTTCCTGTTGCCGGCCAAGGATCAGCGCCAGGTGATCGAGCGCGTGGCGCGGGCGCTGAAGCCCGGCGGCCGCTTCCTGTTCAGCGCGCCGCGCCAAGCTTGCGAATGGACGGACACCCTGACGGGGCGTCCGTCGCTGTCATTTGGCGAAGCGGAATATCGACGTCTATTGGACGAGGCGGGTCTGGGCTTGTCGGGTCATTTCGTCGACGAGGGCGGGAACGATTACTTCGACGCGGTGGCGCCATAGCGAGCGCGTTTGAGAACAATCAAGCTAGTATGGATTGCGTCCATGCCCTTGACGCCATGGAGTTGGCGGATGGGGCAAAGCAGCGCCAGAAGCGGACCTTGGTTTGCCTCCAGAAAGGCGGCGTTAGAATACGCGCGGACAGCCCATGACTATGGGGTCGGCGGGCGGAAGATCGCTCTAGCGCGGCGCGCGCCTCAGGCTAGCGACCGATCATCGCCCACTCCGCCGGCGTCAATTCGGGTGTCGCATAGGCGGTTGCGAAGTAGGTCTTGAGGCCGCCGGCGAACGGCCAGTCGGACCCGGCGATGAAGTGCTGTGGGCCGATCCTGCG encodes:
- a CDS encoding NAD(P)/FAD-dependent oxidoreductase is translated as MRPGNLTAASEASAYRDTSYWLETCQDDLTPRSALSGQVAVDVAVLGGGFSGLWTAYYLLRDNPGLQVAILEKDICGYGASGRNGGWCSSRYPLDAGTLADRYGVEIGRKTLQAMYDAVEEVGRVCEREGIDAEYRQTGILSLARGKAQLPAIQAAHRAYERLGFGEQNRLLSAEAARAKVNATEVEGALHSPKSATVHPAKLVRGLAQAVERLGGVIYERSPVTRFEPSQSPRLHTDSGVLVARKAIVAAGEAYLTQQPRYRRTLLPMSSLIVLTEPLSPAQWASVGWADGEGLGSQVNMVDYFTKTTDGRILYGSRGAPYHMHSNLDQPWDAATARTMRETLIEWFPSLEGIGFTHSWAGYLGVSRDWTPTISFDPNTKVGQLFGYTGRGVSTTNISARILAGMITGKPTGLEFLPSVGNRSPQWEPEPLRWLGVRYVQEGFARMDAAMKARKAAPIDAALVRRLSKQ
- a CDS encoding LysR substrate-binding domain-containing protein, producing MPSRVTAPQDPALAFWNRRATPPFTALRAFAAVGEFGGIRRAAAVLELDHAAVSRHLRSLEVWAGVPLIERGVGGGKLTPEGAKFHARITTALNEIAAASAELVNGPNERTLQLSCIPGLASNWLLARLADFRQSHPEIQLILRPSDTAPDFTRRDMDGDIRYVIDAAPNKPPAGEVETVQLARPPVLAVASPARLEALGDPRTPADLLHGPLLHEENARQWTAWFAANGVTQDQELAGHKLWHAHLAVDAARRGEGLALANAFLVGDDFKVGRLVDVGARVGAQPIVMGAYVFCARRDRWRTPALLAFRRWLVKEAAEEAARWSQ
- a CDS encoding cupin domain-containing protein, giving the protein MIIKFAPTELFVAMPPGNPAPVPIGEPISQIAVRSFTSEAASTTRTGVWECSPGRWRRQVLAAEFCVFLEGDCVFEPDEGEPIRIKAGEAVYFPANTGGVWTIETKARKAYVIFDEAR
- a CDS encoding NAD-dependent succinate-semialdehyde dehydrogenase; translated protein: MDGSIPVAGLGLARPDLLRQAAYVAGQWIAAVDEIAVISPATGARLGGVPDLGAEATERAVGAAHAAFGPWSRLSAKARGLVLRRWRDLILENVDDLARLMTAEQGKPLAEAKGEVLYAASFLEWFSEEAKRVYGDIVPGHDASKRLMVLKQPVGVVAAVTPWNFPAAMITRKVGPALAVGCTVVLKPSELTPFSALALAALGEEAGVPPGVFNVVTGQAAPIGQVLTDDPRVRKFTFTGSTPVGKMLAARCMATVKRVSLELGGNAPFIVFDDADLDKAVEGALASKFRNTGQTCVCANRLLVQSGVYEAFANKLKARVERLVVGDGLAGPTDQGPLINAAAAAKVARHVEDAIGSGARVLTGGAALPGEGFFYEPTVLTGVTRRMLLANEETFGPVAGLIRFETEGEAIEIANDTTAGLAAYLFTRDLDRSWRVGEALEYGMVGLNTGLISTEVAPFGGVKESGLGREGSRHGVDEFVELKLLCSDIAGA
- a CDS encoding class I SAM-dependent methyltransferase, with the translated sequence MSIDLSHGWNDVAQKFLQVRSPIGATTARRWARQLPPGGDVVDVGCGSGAPISAALMEDGFQVFGVDASPVLVAEFRRRFPGAEVACEAAETSGLFQRNFDGAVAIGLLFLLPAKDQRQVIERVARALKPGGRFLFSAPRQACEWTDTLTGRPSLSFGEAEYRRLLDEAGLGLSGHFVDEGGNDYFDAVAP
- the yghU gene encoding glutathione-dependent disulfide-bond oxidoreductase, yielding MADRDPSQSFPAGYEPAKVWTWEQGGGAFANINRPIAGATREEPLRVGEHPLQLYSLATPNGVKVTIMLEELLAAGHTGAEYDAWPIRIGEGDQFGSGFVEANPNSKIPALVDQKPVGGGEPVRVFESGSILVYLAEKFGAFLPTEIRARTETLNWLFWQMGSAPFLGGGFGHFFAYAPMHIQYAIDRYAMETKRQYDVLDRHLADNRFMAGEAFTIADMAIWPWYGEMTQGKFYGDAASFLDLASYENVLRWHAEIAARPAVRRGRMVNRLHGDPSEQLHERHDASDFDTRTADKLA
- the gabT gene encoding 4-aminobutyrate--2-oxoglutarate transaminase produces the protein MSASAIASVSNADLLERRRAAVSSGVASSTAVYADRAFNSEVWDVEGRRYIDFAGGIAVLNVGHRHPRVMAAVEAQLGRFTHTAFQVLAYEPYVALAERLNAMAPIEGAAKTIFFTSGAEAVENAVKIARAATGRPGVIAFTGGFHGRTVLSSGLTGKVAPYKRMFGGAPANVFHAPFPIEAHGVSVEDSLRCLDFLFAADLHPTSVAAIIIEPVQGEGGFHPAPDALMTALRAICDTHGILLIADEVQTGFGRTGRMFGAEHWSVRPDLITVAKSLAGGFPLSGVIGRAALMDFVEPGGLGGTYGGSPIACAAALAVLDVMEDEALCARADVIGARLRERIAAFAGRNDLVATRGLRGPGAMIGFDVVTPDGQPDGMGAKAVAARALERGLILLTCGVHGETIRVLAPLTIPFEQLDEGLDILEDSLRLDVA